Within Candidatus Gastranaerophilales bacterium, the genomic segment TGCTTTTGTCGGTGTTGTATTATCATTTTTGTTTGCGGGCGGGGGGACATTTTCCTGCTGAACTTTTGCAGGCGGGGAGATATTATCCTGTTGAACTCTTGCAGGCGGAGTGAAAGCTTGGAAATGGTATACAGCATTGATACTATTCATTAGAACTAACCTTTTCATTGCATAGCACTGTATTAAAACTCATAAAAACAAAATTTGCTATTTATTAATTAATTTATTTAACGGTCACGGAGTTAAACCGTTATTTTGTTTCAAACGTCAGTAAAAATTCAGCGGGAGATTGTCCAAATCCCTTTGCTATTTTAAAAAGGGCATCAAGCTTAATCCCTTGCTTAAGATTTTCTATTCTCGATAAAACAGCAGGTTCAATGCCGTTCTCTAACGCAAAACCATTTAGAGATTTACCTGCTTTCAGTCTTTTATTTTTAATGTATAAGCCCAATTTATCGTATTGCATTTTCTCAATTATGTTTTATTGTCAAAATAATGTCATTGATAAATATCAATAGGGTAGACCGGTTATGAATAATGATTTGGAAAAAATATGACTAATATTTTTTTCTTAAATGAAGTATTAACTTACGCATTAAAATACGTTGAAGAAAATAATCTTATATTAGAAGGCAGAAGCTATATTACGGAAAAAATACAACTCAAACTTAAAGAATGTTTGGAATACTTTTAAATCAGATTATTCAAAATTTCCTGCAAAGCTTCGATTTCTTTGTCGAGTTCCGCTATGCGTGCGTTAGTTTGGTCTACGACTTCTTTTGGCGCATTTTTAACAAAGTTTTGATTAGACATGCGCCCAACCAGGGATTTTTTCTCGGTGTCGAGCTTTGTAATTTTTTTGTTCTGTCTTTCTATTTCTTTGTCCAAGTCAATAATGCCTGCCAAAGGTACTATGATAGTAGTATCACCTACAACGCAAGAAGCGCTTTGCGGCGGAACTTGAGAAATTTTTTCATCAGAAATCTCAACATTCTCAACCCTTGCCATACGTTTTAAAAATGCCTGCGTTTGTTCAAATAACGCTTTATCGCCATATATACTTATATTAATCCTGGTACCTACAGCAACGTTCAGCGACTGTCTTAAATTGCGTAAACCTTTAACAGCTTCAATGGTTTTGTCCATTTGAGCTACAGCCTCTTGGTAATTCAAATTCAAATCCTGAGGGTAAGGCGCTTTTAAAAGGAATTTTTCACCGTCTTTATAAGTATCAAAAGGTATAATCTGCCAGATTTTTTCTGTAATATGCGGCATAATAGGCTGCAATAACCTCAAAGAACGCTCTAAAACATAGCGCAAAACCCTTTGGGTATTAATTTTTTTAGTTTCATCAGCAAGCTGGATTTTAGCAAGCTCCACATACCAGTCGCAATAAGTACCCCAGAAAAAATCATATAACACAGAAGCGATTTCGCCTATTCTGTGATTTTTCATATTGTTGTTCACTTCTTTGGAGGTTTCTGACAGTTTTTGCAAAATCCATTTGTCCGCTACGCTAAGCGCTTCTTTATCAATTTCTTTATCGTCCACGCCTTCAAGGTTCATAAGTACAAATCTTGAAGCGTTCCAGATTTTGTTGGCAAAGTTGCGCCCGTACTCAAATTTTTCATCGCTTATTTTAATATCCTGACCGCCGTAAGTACACATGCTTGTCAAAGTAAATCGCAGCGCATCGCAGCCGTATTTGTCTATGATTTCGACAGGGTCAATGGTATTGCCCCTTGATTTGCTCATTTTTTGACCGTGTTCATCTCTTATCAGACCGTGGATGTAAACGGTTTCAAAGGGTGATTTGCCCGTAAATTCGTAGCCCATATTGACCATTCTTGCTACCCAGAAGAAAATTATATCGAAGCCTGTAACAAGGGTTGTAGTAGGATAGAATTTTTTAAAATCGGCGTTATCCGTACTCGGCCATCCCATTGTAGAAAACGGCCACAATCCTGATGAAAACCACGTATCTAAAACATCTTCATCTTGCGTGTATAGATTAGGGTCGGGGTTTTCCTTTGCTACGACCATTTCGCCCGTGTCTTTGCGGTAGTATGCGGGAATTTGGTGCCCCCACCATAATTGACGAGAAATACACCAATCA encodes:
- a CDS encoding valine--tRNA ligase, with translation MESTKMQYDINSMPTAYEALETEAEIYNLWEKNECFKADAESEKPPYSIVIPPPNVTGVLHMGHALDGTLQDILIRYHRMSGYETLWLPGTDHAGIATQNVVEKKLREEGKNRFDLGREKFLDIVWAWANEHKSAILSQFKRLGASFDLSRERFTLDEGCSEAVKEVFVSLYNKGLIYKGAYIVNWCPRCRSAISDIETEYKTEQGHLWEISYPLSDKVGAIVVATTRPETMFGDVAIAVNPNDYKYKDLIGETVIIPLTNRRIPIIADEYVDSSFGTGAVKITPAHDPNDYEVGKRHGLKPLWIMDEDANMLDCDLVPDSIRGLSREEARKETIGLLRYKGILLDEKPHEHNVGHCQRCGTTIEPYLSEQWFVKMKPLAEKAIEAIHTGELKFIPERWTKIYLDWMENVRDWCISRQLWWGHQIPAYYRKDTGEMVVAKENPDPNLYTQDEDVLDTWFSSGLWPFSTMGWPSTDNADFKKFYPTTTLVTGFDIIFFWVARMVNMGYEFTGKSPFETVYIHGLIRDEHGQKMSKSRGNTIDPVEIIDKYGCDALRFTLTSMCTYGGQDIKISDEKFEYGRNFANKIWNASRFVLMNLEGVDDKEIDKEALSVADKWILQKLSETSKEVNNNMKNHRIGEIASVLYDFFWGTYCDWYVELAKIQLADETKKINTQRVLRYVLERSLRLLQPIMPHITEKIWQIIPFDTYKDGEKFLLKAPYPQDLNLNYQEAVAQMDKTIEAVKGLRNLRQSLNVAVGTRINISIYGDKALFEQTQAFLKRMARVENVEISDEKISQVPPQSASCVVGDTTIIVPLAGIIDLDKEIERQNKKITKLDTEKKSLVGRMSNQNFVKNAPKEVVDQTNARIAELDKEIEALQEILNNLI
- a CDS encoding helix-turn-helix transcriptional regulator — translated: MQYDKLGLYIKNKRLKAGKSLNGFALENGIEPAVLSRIENLKQGIKLDALFKIAKGFGQSPAEFLLTFETK